The following coding sequences are from one Leptolyngbya sp. NIES-3755 window:
- a CDS encoding glutamyl endopeptidase (similar to AA sequence:cyanobase_aa:gll3258), producing the protein MSMKRFASMIVITGAIFAGWETTRMASGVSIEPQRPSFTLKVATSQTTQASVRGEGYIPKTLQKSNQPSEASRNVFGRDQRVPMTSSAYPWSAIGRIIEIDQDGGSMCTGNLIAKDLVVTNAHCVFGENGEPAQKISFEPNFANGASQDRANVVSVVVGTDKPEQNRAKDWAILKLDQPLGEKYGWMEWASEPVSTLTQLPKQFNLAGYSGDFPTKKTGGSTAGVHVGCSIRGFEPALNLATHDCDMTRGASGGAIFTISDTGMAVIVALNDAENTSEGEYPAQFGQSTANYAVLTQAWAGAAQQLRDQEQ; encoded by the coding sequence ATGAGTATGAAACGATTCGCCTCAATGATCGTGATTACGGGTGCAATTTTTGCTGGGTGGGAAACGACGCGAATGGCAAGTGGTGTCTCGATCGAGCCTCAGCGTCCGTCGTTCACCCTGAAGGTCGCAACCTCTCAAACGACTCAAGCATCGGTTCGGGGAGAGGGCTACATTCCGAAAACGCTACAAAAATCGAACCAGCCTTCTGAAGCATCCCGCAACGTTTTTGGACGGGATCAGCGGGTTCCGATGACTTCCTCAGCGTATCCGTGGTCTGCGATCGGGCGAATCATTGAGATCGATCAGGACGGCGGATCGATGTGTACTGGAAACCTGATTGCAAAAGATCTGGTCGTGACCAATGCCCACTGCGTCTTTGGGGAAAATGGGGAACCTGCTCAAAAGATATCGTTTGAACCAAATTTCGCGAACGGAGCCTCTCAAGATCGAGCGAATGTGGTCAGCGTAGTGGTTGGAACGGACAAGCCCGAACAGAACCGAGCAAAGGATTGGGCGATTCTGAAGCTGGATCAGCCTTTAGGAGAGAAATATGGCTGGATGGAATGGGCAAGCGAGCCTGTTTCGACGCTGACTCAGTTACCAAAGCAGTTTAACTTGGCGGGGTATTCTGGAGATTTTCCGACTAAAAAAACGGGAGGATCGACGGCGGGAGTGCATGTGGGATGTAGTATTCGTGGGTTTGAACCTGCGTTGAATTTAGCTACCCATGACTGTGATATGACTAGAGGCGCTTCAGGCGGTGCAATTTTCACAATTTCTGATACAGGAATGGCGGTGATTGTGGCGCTGAATGATGCAGAGAACACCTCGGAGGGTGAGTATCCCGCGCAGTTTGGTCAATCGACCGCGAACTATGCAGTATTGACGCAAGCTTGGGCAGGTGCAGCACAGCAGCTACGCGATCAGGAGCAATGA